The following are encoded together in the Tribolium castaneum strain GA2 chromosome 3, icTriCast1.1, whole genome shotgun sequence genome:
- the rhea gene encoding talin-1 isoform X2, with product MSLSLKIHIVDTNVTKTIVFDPSTTVYDACKIIREKCTEENLGNPRDYGLFLTDEDSRTGVWLEPNRHLEYYILRNGDTVEYRKKLRTLRVKMLDGSVKTMLVDDSQIVANLMVVICTKLGITNHDEYSLVLEDLENQENIENRNYGTLTLKRKREEKERDAKMDQLRKKLHTDDDVNWLDPSKTLREQGIDENETVLLRRKFFFSDQNIDSHDPVQLNLLYVQARDAIINGTHPITQDKACEFAGIQCQIQFGDHVESKHKPGFLDLKEFLPQSYIKVKGIEKKIFAEHKKHLGKNELEAKVTYTKNARALKTYGVTFFLVKEKMKGKNKLVPRLLGVTKDSVLRLDEKTKEILQTWPLTTVRRWGASPNTFTLDFGDYSDQYYSVQTTEAEQIQQIIAGYIDIILKKKQAKDHYGIEGDEGSTMFEESVAPHKATILQHELSKVGKLNTESLAKPAVMRAGTDGEKTFSTGMMGSAQHTIVSGQVNVGHAPPTVQQTKVTSVLTEPQRALLSTITATQSKIKESEIELEGRAHIPELGSDPAAKKWKQVTLDTRKQNVGSQIAAMNAATAQVVTLTSGPQDEVDHNAVGAAITTIGSNLPEMTKDVKMIAALMDDTNMGEKLLDATRKLCSAFSDLLKAAEPESKEPRQSLLNAASRVGEASTSVLATIGEDTIENKQLQDMLLSLAKAVANTTAALVLRAKNIASTCEDQQTQNRVIGAATQCALATSQLVACAKVIAPTLQSPACQEQLTAAVREVAKAVENLVSVCNEASGNEELMNQLKQAASEVTRTLNDLLNHIKLASRERAQETIQEHSVEEIYTATDRLSAASGDPNEMVKQARLLGQATAQLIQSIKGEAEKSPDSDIQRRLLAAAKTLADATARMVEAARQCASHPHDIHYQSVLRKTAEELRDVTTVAATTPALRAKLVDRVKVCARKAVSSATQCITAAQASHPYNSNQTTREALMTETQELVKQIPPLVGSIKASTANPEDTTSQVDLIYVADVFLHPATHFVQTSQSVLPTIHEQAITEQLSVTSQKLNTDLSDLRGALSRAKPVCQGLGLGAAAQLIADLQDELNEFERAVKTHNLRPLPGDTPEYGAEELTSSSKAINQSVAQLLSAAAQGNEIYTDKAARDTAQSLKNLTSAVRAVAATSGDQDVQLKVIGSGQEVLMHSARLVEEAQKTLHSVEVTPGLQHAAKSIASALNQAVGCLPGQRDVDSAITNIIEWTAGIDSGRFPHTNKSYGELQQELNTAAANLNEASSVVVSSVKSPIQLSSSSKDFSAAFHDLLEVSMEMAGQTQDTDIRGQMVHSLKNVSTTSSTLLTTAKSLSADPYLPNGKNQLAAAARAVTDSINHLVNVCTSAAPGQNECDNAIRKIQAMKHLLESPTEPINDCTYYEALDSVIDKSKVLGECMTGITNSAKQSQHEKFAENVKTFSTSICHFIEASAQAAYLVGVSDPSSIAGRPGLVDQAQFARASQAIYQGCTALASPSSPQKQVLEAATLIAKHTSALCNSCRVASSKTTNPVAKKQFVQSAKAVANSTAALVKEIKTLDLDYSDVNRHRCAEATRPLLEAVENLCIYANSSEFVSIPAKISPQARRAQMPIIEAGNRLIETSCTVVRVAKSLVVMNKDPSTWQHFASSSKDVSEAIKQLVVTIRNGAPGKTECESASSVLTNHLRTLDSASMDAVSQSLVPRKGSTLPVYSQQVERAAAGLLDTIEPLRHAAKYEAENIGHAVNQMIQYFEPLVQNTIGAASNMKNSKQQEQLLDQAKSVTESALQLVYSAKDCGGNPKAVNIHPDIDEFANSTRDTLQDLVTSLETISTQSGIVSGVVDNLTRAMTRLSDHRASLIISDSDSYVDYQTRMVECAKDIAKLAGEMASKAPNDTQKLAPLSADLSHKYTQLANDSIGAAAAATNGEVAMRLKEVVQQLGGACVELVQAGGQCLIRKDDIILREIGDCSRNVTEKVSRVLATLQSGSRGTQACINAASTVSGIIGDLETTIMFATAGNLNPENEHESFADHRENILKTAKALVEDTKTLVAGAASSQEQLAVAAQNSVSTIVQLAEVVKFGAASLGSDNPDSQVMLINAVKDVASALGDLIHATKAASGKPINDPAMAHLKESAKVMVTNVTSLLKTVKAVEDEHTRGTRALESTIEAIGQEMRALRSSEACKPGVTAEDLIKCTKAITKATAKSVSAGISNKQDDIIAAANLARKSISDMLIICKSAAYNLAETAELRERTLNGGHDCAQQFRELLLAILQQASPADAKHTLPMISRKIAQSATELVSIAELLKGSDWVDPDDPTVIAENELLGAAASIDAAAKKLASLRPRKSIKTQDLDESLNFDEMILEAAKSITSATSALVKAASAAQRELIDSGKVSRTPTSSSDDGQWSEGLISAARLVAAATHSLVESANALVQGLGSEDKLISAAKQVASSTAQLLVACKVKAEGDTTATRRLHQAGTAVIRSTDNLVRAAQQAKSVEEERCLVLNKRMVGGIAQEIDARSEVFRIERELEEARSRLTAIRQAKYKLRGYDTSGDDTDGYISSAQDGETSRYGQYQYDSSHSNYSPTVQNTLYNDTYSHLESPEKVSSLERNKKNLLQSQIHSLDNAVYGGTNSYNQDHYNSFSKNAPKFTPTYTPESKTYTPTTSTPFQSPYKQLPTSPTKPTFDYAPKPSNLTTFGGGDGFSTSEYRTSTQKIPGGYKTDSFKYEAYKSSSQPSYSAGSETYYTTAPNLKVQLSPFDKKTFESFSNGGDNQYQSSYSSNVEYINEPPVLKDSDTLEQKMLKKSVTQQIIEKKTVQMSKSSKQESSTKSFRFE from the exons ATGTCTCTGTCGCTTAAAATACACATTGTTGATACAAATGTTACCAAAACCATCGTCTTTGATCCTTCGACCACGGTCTACGATGCGTGCAAAATCATCAGGGAGAAGTGCACGGAAGAAAACTTGGGAAATC CCAGAGACTACGGTCTCTTCCTCACCGATGAGGACAGCAGGACTGGCGTCTGGCTGGAACCGAACAGGCACTTGGAATATTACATCCTGCGAAACGGCGATACTGTCGAGTATCGAAAGAAATTGAGAACTTTGAGAGTTAAGATGCTTGACG GTTCGGTGAAGACGATGCTGGTGGACGATTCCCAGATTGTTGCTAATCTGATGGTTGTAATTTGTACGAAGCTCGGCATAACAAATCACGACGAATACTCCCTAGTCCTTGAGGACTTGGAGAACCAGGAGAACATCGAGAATCGAAATTACGGCACTCTGACTTTGAAACGTAAACGCGAAGAGAAGGAAAGAGACGCAAAGATGGATCAGCTGAGGAAAAAATTGCATACTGATGACGACGTCAACTGGCTCGATCCCTCCAAAACACTGAGAGAGCAAGGCATAGACGAGAACGAAACAGTCCTCTTAAGGAGGAAGTTTTTCTTCTCCGACCAAAACATCGATTCGCACGATCCTGTTCAACTCAATCTGCTCTACGTCCAAGCGCGCGACGCCATCATTAACGGCACTCATCCAATTACGCAAGACAAGGCTTGCGAATTCGCAGGAATACAGTGTCAAATACAATTTGGGGATCACGTGGAGAGCAAACACAAACCCGGATTTTTGGA TTTGAAAGAATTCTTGCCGCAATCGTACATCAAAGTCAAGGGAatcgagaaaaaaattttcgcCGAGCATAAAAAACACTTGGGGAAAAACGAACTTGAAGCGAAGGTCACGTACACGAAGAATGCGCGAGCTTTGAAAACCTACGGTGTCACCTTTTTCTTGgttaaggaaaaaatgaaGGGGAAAAATAAACTAGTGCCCAGATTATTGGGTGTGACTAAAGACTCGGTCCTTCGTTTGGacgaaaaaactaaagagATATTGCAAACCTGGCCTTTGACAACCGTTAGGCGATGGGGCGCAAGCCCCAATACGTTCACTCTTGATTTCGGGGATTACTCCGATCAGTACTATTCAGTACAGACAACTGAGGCGGAACAAATCCAGCAAATCATAGCCGGATACATTGACATCATCTTAAAGAAG AAACAAGCGAAAGATCATTACGGAATTGAAGGTGACGAAGGTTCGACAATGTTTGAGGAAAGCGTCGCTCCGCACAA GGCGACTATTTTGCAACACGAGTTGAGCAAAGTCGGTAAATTGAACACCGAGTCTTTGGCCAAACCAGCCGTCATGCGGGCCGGAACTGACg GTGAGAAAACATTTAGTACAGGCATGATGGGTAGTGCACAACACACTATCGTAAGTGGACAAGTGAACGTAGGTCATGCACCTCCAACG GTGCAACAAACCAAAGTGACATCGGTCCTAACCGAACCTCAACGGGCCTTATTATCGACAATTACGGCCACCCAAAGCAAGATAAAAGAATCCGAGATCGAGCTTGAAGGCCGCGCTCACATCCCCGAACTGGGAAGCGACCCAGCTgccaaaaaatggaaacaagTCACTTTAGACACCCGCAAGCAAAACGTCGGCTCCCAAATCGCTGCTATGAACGCCGCCACTGCCCAAGTGGTCACCCTAACATCAGGACCCCAGGACGAAGTCGATCACAATGCAGTCGGTGCTGCCATCACCACAATTGGGAGCAACTTACCTGAAATGACTAAAGATGTGAAAATGATCGCCGCATTGATGGACGACACAAACATGGGCGAAAAATTACTGGACGCTACTAGAAAATTGTGTAGCGCTTTCAGCGATTTATTGAAAGCTGCGGAACCCGAGTCGAAAGAACCACGTCAAAGTTTACTGAATGCGGCTTCACGAGTTGGCGAAGCTAGCACAAGTGTTTTGGCCACAATTGGTGAAGACACCATTGAGAATAAACAACTACAAGACATGTTGTTGTCTTTGGCCAAAGCTGTGGCTAACACCACAGCTGCGTTAGTCCTCCGTGCGAAAAACATCGCTTCAACTTGTGAGGACCAACAGACACAGAATAGAGTAATCGGAGCTGCAACCCAGTGTGCTTTAGCCACGTCCCAATTAGTGGCATGCGCCAAAGTAATCGCCCCAACTCTGCAATCACCCGCCTGCCAGGAACAATTAACTGCAGCGGTCCGAGAAGTCGCAAAAGCGGTGGAAAACCTCGTTTCCGTCTGTAATGAGGCTTCCGGTAATGAGGAACTGATGAATCAATTAAAACAAGCCGCCAGTGAAGTCACCCGAACCCTCAACGACCTCCTCAACCACATTAAACTCGCGTCGCGAGAACGCGCCCAAGAAACCATCCAAGAACACAGTGTTGAGGAGATTTACACCGCCACTGACCGCCTGTCCGCTGCCTCAGGCGACCCCAACGAAATGGTCAAACAGGCGAGGCTTCTAGGCCAAGCCACCGCACAATTGATACAAAGCATCAAAGGCGAGGCTGAAAAAAGCCCAGATTCGGACATACAACGGAGATTACTGGCCGCGGCGAAGACTTTGGCCGATGCCACTGCCAGGATGGTCGAAGCTGCAAGACAGTGTGCCTCACACCCGCATGATATCCACTACCAGAGCGTTTTGAGGAAAACGGCCGAGGAATTGAGGGATGTCACCACAGTGGCGGCGACTACGCCAGCTTTGAGGGCCAAGTTGGTTGACAGGGTTAAGGTGTGTGCGAGGAAAGCGGTGTCTTCGGCTACGCAGTGTATCACAGCAGCACAGGCAAGTCATCCCTATAACTCCAATCAAACCACAAGGGAAGCGCTGATGACGGAGACGCAAGAGCTGGTCAAGCAGATTCCGCCCTTGGTGGGGTCGATCAAAGCCAGTACTGCCAACCCGGAGGATACGACAAGTCAGGTTGATTTGATCTACGTCGCTGATGTTTTTCTCCAT ccCGCTACTCACTTTGTCCAAACCTCCCAATCAGTCTTACCAACAATCCACGAACAAGCCATCACGGAACAACTCTCCGTCACTAGCCAGAAACTCAACACCGACTTGAGCGACCTCCGTGGTGCCCTAAGTCGCGCTAAACCCGTCTGTCAAGGCCTTGGTCTAGGAGCAGCAGCTCAACTTATCGCCGACCTCCAAGACGAACTAAACGAATTTGAACGTGCCGTCAAGACACACAATTTGCGTCCCCTTCCGGGAGACACACCCGAATACGGAGCCGAAGAACTCACCTCCAGCAGCAAAGCGATCAACCAAAGTGTCGCCCAACTGTTGAGTGCCGCAGCTCAAGGAAACGAAATTTACACAGACAAGGCCGCTCGAGACACCGCACAAAGCCTCAAGAATTTGACCAGTGCGGTGAGGGCCGTGGCTGCCACTTCTGGGGACCAGGACGTGCAACTAAAG GTGATTGGGTCAGGCCAGGAGGTCCTGATGCACTCTGCCAGGTTGGTTGAGGAGGCTCAGAAAACCTTGCATTCGGTTGAAGTCACTCCTGGCTTACAACACGCAGCTAAGAGCATTGCCTCTGCTTTGAACCAAGCGGTTGGGTGCCTCCCAGGCCAGAGAGATGTCGATTCAGCAATCACAAACATCATCGAATGGACGGCTGGTATCGACTCTGGCCGTTTCCCTCACACTAATAAAAGCTACGGAGAGTTGCAACAAGAATTAAACACTGCGGCAGCCAACCTAAACGAGGCTAGTTCAGTTGTTGTAAGCTCGGTCAAAAGTCCAATCCAGTTGTCTTCCTCGTCTAAAGATTTCTCGGCCGCTTTTCACGACTTGCTCGAAGTCTCAATGGAAATGGCCGGACAAACACAGGACACAGATATCCGAGGCCAAATGGTTCACTCACTTAAAAACGTCTCGACAACTTCGAGCACTCTCCTAACGACAGCTAAGTCACTATCAGCTGACCCGTATTTACCAAACGGTAAAAACCAACTCGCTGCAGCCGCCAGAGCGGTGACCGACAGCATCAACCACTTGGTCAACGTCTGCACTTCGGCAGCTCCAGGCCAGAACGAATGCGACAACGCAATTCGCAAAATCCAAGCCATGAAACACCTGCTCGAAAGCCCCACTGAACCAATCAACGATTGCACCTATTACGAGGCTTTGGACTCGGTCATCGACAAAAGCAAAGTTCTGGGTGAATGCATGACCGGCATTACCAACAGTGCCAAGCAATCGCAACACGAGAAATTCGCCGAAAATGTTAAAACTTTCAGTACTTCTATTTGCCACTTTATCGAAGCTTCGGCCCAAGCTGCTTACTTAGTCGGAGTCTCCGACCCTTCGAGCATTGCCGGGCGGCCGGGTTTGGTCGACCAGGCCCAATTCGCCCGAGCTTCGCAAGCCATCTACCAAGGCTGTACGGCGTTAGCTTCACCTTCAAGCCCCCAAAAACAAGTCCTTGAAGCTGCAACTTTGATAGCGAAGCACACGAGTGCGCTGTGTAATTCATGCCGAGTGGCAAGTTCCAAAACTACGAATCCTGTGGCGAAGAAACAGTTCGTGCAAAGTGCCAAAGCTGTGGCTAATTCGACCGCAGCTTTGGTCAAAGAGATTAAAACGCTTGATTTGGATTATTCGGATGTGAATAGGCACAGGTGTGCGGAAGCGACACGGCCACTGTTGG AGGCTGTGGAGAATCTTTGCATTTATGCAAACTCGAGTGAGTTTGTCTCGATTCCGGCGAAGATCTCGCCACAAGCTAGACGCGCCCAAATGCCGATTATTGAGGCTGGGAATCGATTGATTGAGACGTCTTGTACTGTTGTTCGAGTGGCTAAAAGTCTGGTGGTGATGAATAAGGATCCTTCGACGTGGCAACATTTTGCCAGTTCGTCTAAGGATGTTTCTGAGGCGATTAAACAGCTGGTTGTCACTATACG TAATGGTGCTCCTGGCAAAACCGAATGCGAAAGCGCGTCGTCCGTTCTCACCAACCATCTCCGAACCCTCGATTCCGCCTCCATGGACGCCGTCTCCCAGTCATTGGTCCCTCGCAAGGGTTCCACTTTACCCGTGTACAGCCAACAAGTTGAACGCGCAGCTGCTGGCCTTTTAGACACGATTGAACCTTTAAGACATGCTGCCAAATACGAAGCTGAGAACATTGGACATGCGGTCAATCAAATG ATACAATACTTCGAGCCTTTGGTGCAAAACACTATTGGGGCCGCTtccaacatgaaaaattcgAAGCAACAGGAACAACTCCTGGATCAGGCTAAATCGGTGACCGAATCGGCCCTACAGTTGGTTTATTCGGCCAAGGATTGTGGCGGCAATCCTAAG GCTGTCAACATTCATCCAGACATTGACGAGTTCGCAAATTCGACTCGTGACACGTTACAGGACTTAGTCACAAGCTTAGAAACCATATCCACACAGAGCGGGATTGTGTCGGGAGTTGTGGACAATCTGACAAGAGCCATGACTCGCTTGTCTGATCATAGAGCTTCCCTTATTATTTCAGACAGTGATAGTTACGTCGATTACCAGACTAGAATGGTCGAATGTGCCAAAGACATCGCCAAACTCGCCGGCGAAATGGCATCGAAAGCACCCAACGATACGCAAAAACTCGCCCCACTGTCTGCCGATTTGTCCCACAAATACACCCAACTGGCCAACGACAGCATCGGCGCTGCGGCAGCCGCCACCAACGGGGAAGTGGCCATGCGGCTCAAGGAAGTCGTCCAACAACTAGGAGGCGCCTGCGTTGAGCTGGTCCAAGCCGGTGGTCAATGTCTCATCAGAAAAGACGACATCATTTTACGCGAAATTGGAGATTGTTCACGGAACGTTACGGAGAAGGTGTCACGTGTTTTGGCCACTCTGCAGTCAGGCTCCAGGGGAACTCAGGCTTGTATCAATGCCGCTTCGACAGTTTCCGGCATTATCGGCGATTTGGAGACCACGATTATGTTCGCAACCGCCGGGAATTTGAATCCGGAGAATGAACACGAGTCGTTTGCCGATCATAGGgagaatattttgaaaacggCCAAAGCTTTGGTTGAAGATACTAAAACGTTGGTGGCGGGGGCGGCGTCCTCGCAGGAACAGCTGGCGGTGGCGGCGCAGAATTCCGTCTCCACCATCG TACAATTGGCCGAAGTGGTTAAATTTGGAGCGGCCAGTTTGGGCTCCGACAACCCGGACTCTCAAGTAATGCTTATCAACGCTGTTAAGGACGTTGCAAGTGCTCTCGGCGACTTAATCCACGCCACAAAAGCCGCCAGTGGTAAACCCATCAACGACCCAGCAATGGCCCACTTGAAGGAAAGTGCAAAG GTGATGGTGACCAACGTGACTTCGCTCCTTAAAACCGTCAAAGCAGTCGAAGACGAGCACACTCGCGGCACTCGCGCCCTAGAGTCCACAATTGAAGCAATCGGCCAGGAAATGCGAGCGCTGCGCTCCAGCGAGGCCTGCAAGCCGGGCGTGACCGCCGAAGACCTCATCAAGTGCACCAAAGCCATCACCAAAGCCACGGCGAAATCGGTCTCAGCCGGAATCAGCAACAAGCAAGACGACATCATCGCGGCTGCAAACCTGGCCAGGAAATCAATCTCCGACATGCTAATCATTTGCAAAAGCGCGGCCTATAATTTAGCCGAAACGGCCGAGCTGAGAGAGCGCACGCTGAACGGCGGCCACGACTGTGCCCAGCAATTCAGGGAGTTGTTGCTCGCGATTTTGCAGCAAGCGAGTCCTGCTGATGCCAAGCACACGCTTCCGATGATTTCGCGCAAAATTGCACAGTCGGCGACCGAGTTGGTTAGCATTGCTGAGCTGCTGAAGGGCTCGGATTGGGTCGATCCGGACGATCCGACTGTTATTGCAGAGAACGAGCTTCTGGGGGCTGCGGCTTCCATTGATGCGGCTGCCAAGAAGTTGGCCAGTTTGAGACCGAGGAAGTCGATTAAG ACCCAAGACTTGGACGAATCGCTCAACTTCGACGAAATGATCCTCGAAGCGGCCAAATCCATAACATCGGCCACTTCAGCGCTCGTGAAAGCCGCCAGTGCCGCTCAACGCGAACTCATCGACAGCGGAAAAGTCTCCCGCACCCCCACATCATCCTCAGACGACGGCCAATGGTCGGAAGGTCTAATCTCAGCCGCGAGACTCGTAGCTGCTGCCACACACAGTCTTGTCGAAAGCGCCAATGCCCTAGTCCAAGGCCTCGGCAGTGAAGACAAACTAATCTCAGCCGCGAAACAAGTTGCAAGTTCCACAGCACAGTTACTTGTGGCTTGCAAAGTAAAAGCCGAGGGCGACACCACAGCCACTCGAAGGTTGCACCAAGCGGGAACCGCTGTCATTCGCTCGACGGATAATCTGGTACGAGCTGCCCAGCAGGCGAAGAGTGTGGAGGAGGAGAGGTGTTTGGTGTTGAACAAGCGGATGGTTGGAGGCATTGCCCAGGAGATTGACGCCAGGTCGGAGGTGTTCCGGATAGAGCGGGAGCTGGAGGAGGCCAGGAGTCGCTTGACTGCCATCAGACAAGCCAAGTACAAACTGAGAGGGTACGACACTTCAGGGGATGACACTGATGGTTACATCAGTTCGGCGCAAGATGGAGAGACGTCGCG ATACGGCCAATACCAATACGACAGTTCACACTCAAACTACTCACCCACCGTACAAAACACCCTTTACAACGACACATACAGCCACTTAGAGAGTCCCGAAAAAGTCAGCTCGTTAGAACGCAACAAGAAAAATCTCCTCCAATCACAAATCCACTCTTTGGACAACGCTGTCTATGGAGGCACCAACAGTTACAACCAAGACCATTACAATTCCTTCAGCAAAAACGCACCTAAATTCACTCCCACATACACCCCTGAGAGCAAAACTTACACTCCGACAACCTCAACCCCGTTTCAAAGTCCGTACAAACAACTCCCAACCTCTCCAACTAAACCAACGTTCGACTACGCCCCCAAACCCAGTAATTTGACAACATTCGGTGGTGGTGACGGTTTTTCAACTTCCGAGTACCGAACCAGCACTCAGAAAATACCAGGAGGCTACAAAACGGATTCGTTCAAATATGAAGCTTACAAATCGTCGTCACAGCCGTCCTATTCAGCCGGTTCTGAGACGTACTACACCACCGCGCCCAACTTGAAGGTGCAGTTGAGTCCGTTCGATAAAAAAACGTTTGAGTCGTTTAGTAACGGAGGAGACAACCAATACCAATCGTCTTACTCGTCGAACGTTGAATATATCAATGAGCCGCCGGTTCTCAAGGACTCCGACACGTTGGAGCAGAAGATGTTGAAAAAGTCAGTCACGCAGCAAATCATCGAGAAGAAAACGGTACAAATGTCCAAGTCCAGCAAACAGGAGTCTTCGACGAAGAGTTTTAGGTTCGAGTAG